One stretch of Meriones unguiculatus strain TT.TT164.6M chromosome 7, Bangor_MerUng_6.1, whole genome shotgun sequence DNA includes these proteins:
- the Lpo gene encoding lactoperoxidase isoform X2: MAAMRVLLHLPTLLASLTFLQTAAPARNAATSRTGIISDTVNTVKASVDQAFLDSRTRLKRALTSQTPTTRQLTQYLKHSRGRTRRAIRVGHVWEESLKRLKPVVPLTNVTGQGLDLALLFSEVGCDPHALPVNCNMSSPYRTINGECNNRKNPTLGSANKALARWLPAEYEDGISLPFGWTPGKTRNGFPLPQPRAVSNQILAYLNEDVLDQNRSLFFVQWGQIVDHDMGFAPETEADNYTKALCEDYCIQRDNCFPIMFPAGDPKLRTQGRCMPFFRAGFVCPETPYRSLAREQINALTPFLDASLVYSPEPRMANQLRNLSSPLGLMAVNEEVSDRGLPFPPFVKMKPSPCEIINTTAGVPCFLAGDSRASEQILLAISHTLFIREHNRLVRELNRLNPHWDGETLYQEARKIMGAFIQIITFRDYLPILLGDEMQKWIPPYQGYNESVDPRISNVFNFAFRFGHLEIPSTVSRLDENYQPWGSEPELPLHTVFFNTWRLVKDGGIDPLVRGLLAKKAKLMHQDKMMTGELRNKLFQPNHTIHGFDLASINIQRCRDHGQPGYNSWRAFCGLSQPETLEELSAVLGNEELAKRLMGLYGTPSNIDIWLGAIAEPLVHRGRVGPLLTCLLGLQFQKLRDGDRFWWENPGVFTEKQRDSLQKMSFSRLVCDNTGIDKVPLNPFQANTYPEGFVNCSSVDKLDLSPWASVKN; encoded by the exons ATGGCAG CGATGAGAGTCCTTCTGCACCTCCCCACGCTCCTGGCTTCCCTGACCTTCCTCCAGACTGCAGCACCGGCCAGGAATG CTGCAACTTCCAGAACTGGCATCATCTCTGACACAGTGAATACAGTCAAGGCCTCAGTTGACCAGGCCTTCCTGGATTCCCGGACCAG GCTGAAGAGGGCCCTGACCAGTCAGACACCTACCACCCGGCAGCTCACACAGTATCTcaagcactccagaggcaggacCCGAAGAGCCATCCGCGTGGGACATGTGTGGGAAGAGTCTCTGAAGAGACTGAAACCGGTGGTGCCCCTCACCAATGTCACAG GCCAAGGCCTGGACTTGGCCTTGCTGTTTTCGGAAGTCGGCTGTGATCCCCATGCTCTGCCGGTGAACTGCAACATGAGTAGCCCTTACCGGACCATCAATGGAGAGTGTAACAACAG GAAGAATCCAACGCTGGGATCCGCCAACAAGGCGCTGGCTCGATGGCTACCCGCGGAGTACGAGGACGGGATCTCCCTCCCCTTCGGGTGGACGCCGGGAAAGACGCGGAACGGCTTCCCTCTACCGCAG CCCCGGGCCGTCTCCAACCAGATCCTTGCCTATCTGAACGAGGATGTCCTGGACCAAAACAGATCCCTGTTCTTCGTGCAGTGGGGTCAAATCGTAGACCACGACATGGGGTTTGCGCCTGAAACTGAGGCGGACAACTACACCAAAGCCTTGTGTGAGGATTACTGTATCCAGAGAGACAACTGCTTCCCCATCATG ttcccaGCTGGTGACCCCAAACTGAGGACTCAGGGGAGATGCATGCCTTTCTTCAGAGCTGGGTTTGTCTGCCCCGAAACACCCTACAGATCCCTGGCCCGAGAGCAAATCAATGCTCTGACCCCTTTCCTGGATGCTAGCTTGGTGTACAGCCCCGAGCCAAGGATGGCAAATCAACTTCGAAACCTCAGCAGCCCCTTGGGCCTCATGGCCGTCAACGAAGAGGTCTCAGACCGGGGTCTGCCCTTCCCACCTTTTGTCAAAATGAAACCCAGCCCCTGTGAGATCATCAACACCACTGCTGGTGTGCCCTGCTTCTTGGCAG GAGACTCTCGAGCCTCGGAGCAGATCTTGCTGGCCATATCCCACACACTCTTTATCCGGGAGCACAACCGATTAGTCAGAGAACTAAACAGACTCAACCCTCATTGGGATGGAGAGACGCTCTATCAGGAAGCCAGGAAAATCATGGGCGCCTTCATCCAG ATTATCACCTTTAGGGACTATCTACCCATCCTTCTGGGAGATGAGATGCAGAAGTGGATACCCCCGTACCAAGGCTACAATGAATCCGTAGACCCCCGAATCTCCAATGTCTTCAACTTTGCTTTCCGCTTTGGCCACTTGGAGATCCCCTCTACCGTGTCCCGCTTAGATGAGAATTATCAGCCATGGGGCTCAGAACCTGAGCTCCCCCTGCACACGGTCTTCTTCAACACCTGGAGGCTCGTCAAAGATG GTGGAATTGACCCTCTGGTTCGAGGCCTGCTGGCTAAGAAGGCCAAGCTGATGCATCAGGATAAAATGATGACGGGGGAACTCCGAAACAAGCTGTTCCAGCCGAATCACACCATCCACGGCTTCGACCTGGCCTCCATCAACATTCAGCGGTGCCGAGACCACGGGCAGCCTG GGTACAACTCCTGGAGAGCGTTCTGTGGGCTGTCCCAGCCAGAGACACTAGAGGAGCTGAGTGCTGTGCTGGGAAATGAGGAGCTGGCCAAGAGGCTGATGGGCCTCTATGGAACCCCCAGCAACATTGACATCTGGCTAGGGGCCATTGCTGAACCCCTGGTCCACAGGGGACGGGTAGGGCCTCTCTTGACCTGCCTCCTGGGCCTGCAGTTTCAGAAGCTCCGAGATGGAGACAG GTTCTGGTGGGAAAACCCCGGGGTCTTTACAGAGAAGCAACGGGACTCTCTACAGAAGATGTCCTTCTCGCGCCTCGTCTGTGACAACACGGGCATCGACAAGGTCCCCCTGAACCCATTCCAGGCCAACACCTACCCTGAAGGCTTTGTAAACTGCTCCTCAGTTGATAAGCTGGACCTCTCACCCTGGGCCTCAGTGAAGAACTAG
- the Lpo gene encoding lactoperoxidase isoform X1, whose product MNKGAMRVLLHLPTLLASLTFLQTAAPARNAATSRTGIISDTVNTVKASVDQAFLDSRTRLKRALTSQTPTTRQLTQYLKHSRGRTRRAIRVGHVWEESLKRLKPVVPLTNVTGQGLDLALLFSEVGCDPHALPVNCNMSSPYRTINGECNNRKNPTLGSANKALARWLPAEYEDGISLPFGWTPGKTRNGFPLPQPRAVSNQILAYLNEDVLDQNRSLFFVQWGQIVDHDMGFAPETEADNYTKALCEDYCIQRDNCFPIMFPAGDPKLRTQGRCMPFFRAGFVCPETPYRSLAREQINALTPFLDASLVYSPEPRMANQLRNLSSPLGLMAVNEEVSDRGLPFPPFVKMKPSPCEIINTTAGVPCFLAGDSRASEQILLAISHTLFIREHNRLVRELNRLNPHWDGETLYQEARKIMGAFIQIITFRDYLPILLGDEMQKWIPPYQGYNESVDPRISNVFNFAFRFGHLEIPSTVSRLDENYQPWGSEPELPLHTVFFNTWRLVKDGGIDPLVRGLLAKKAKLMHQDKMMTGELRNKLFQPNHTIHGFDLASINIQRCRDHGQPGYNSWRAFCGLSQPETLEELSAVLGNEELAKRLMGLYGTPSNIDIWLGAIAEPLVHRGRVGPLLTCLLGLQFQKLRDGDRFWWENPGVFTEKQRDSLQKMSFSRLVCDNTGIDKVPLNPFQANTYPEGFVNCSSVDKLDLSPWASVKN is encoded by the exons CGATGAGAGTCCTTCTGCACCTCCCCACGCTCCTGGCTTCCCTGACCTTCCTCCAGACTGCAGCACCGGCCAGGAATG CTGCAACTTCCAGAACTGGCATCATCTCTGACACAGTGAATACAGTCAAGGCCTCAGTTGACCAGGCCTTCCTGGATTCCCGGACCAG GCTGAAGAGGGCCCTGACCAGTCAGACACCTACCACCCGGCAGCTCACACAGTATCTcaagcactccagaggcaggacCCGAAGAGCCATCCGCGTGGGACATGTGTGGGAAGAGTCTCTGAAGAGACTGAAACCGGTGGTGCCCCTCACCAATGTCACAG GCCAAGGCCTGGACTTGGCCTTGCTGTTTTCGGAAGTCGGCTGTGATCCCCATGCTCTGCCGGTGAACTGCAACATGAGTAGCCCTTACCGGACCATCAATGGAGAGTGTAACAACAG GAAGAATCCAACGCTGGGATCCGCCAACAAGGCGCTGGCTCGATGGCTACCCGCGGAGTACGAGGACGGGATCTCCCTCCCCTTCGGGTGGACGCCGGGAAAGACGCGGAACGGCTTCCCTCTACCGCAG CCCCGGGCCGTCTCCAACCAGATCCTTGCCTATCTGAACGAGGATGTCCTGGACCAAAACAGATCCCTGTTCTTCGTGCAGTGGGGTCAAATCGTAGACCACGACATGGGGTTTGCGCCTGAAACTGAGGCGGACAACTACACCAAAGCCTTGTGTGAGGATTACTGTATCCAGAGAGACAACTGCTTCCCCATCATG ttcccaGCTGGTGACCCCAAACTGAGGACTCAGGGGAGATGCATGCCTTTCTTCAGAGCTGGGTTTGTCTGCCCCGAAACACCCTACAGATCCCTGGCCCGAGAGCAAATCAATGCTCTGACCCCTTTCCTGGATGCTAGCTTGGTGTACAGCCCCGAGCCAAGGATGGCAAATCAACTTCGAAACCTCAGCAGCCCCTTGGGCCTCATGGCCGTCAACGAAGAGGTCTCAGACCGGGGTCTGCCCTTCCCACCTTTTGTCAAAATGAAACCCAGCCCCTGTGAGATCATCAACACCACTGCTGGTGTGCCCTGCTTCTTGGCAG GAGACTCTCGAGCCTCGGAGCAGATCTTGCTGGCCATATCCCACACACTCTTTATCCGGGAGCACAACCGATTAGTCAGAGAACTAAACAGACTCAACCCTCATTGGGATGGAGAGACGCTCTATCAGGAAGCCAGGAAAATCATGGGCGCCTTCATCCAG ATTATCACCTTTAGGGACTATCTACCCATCCTTCTGGGAGATGAGATGCAGAAGTGGATACCCCCGTACCAAGGCTACAATGAATCCGTAGACCCCCGAATCTCCAATGTCTTCAACTTTGCTTTCCGCTTTGGCCACTTGGAGATCCCCTCTACCGTGTCCCGCTTAGATGAGAATTATCAGCCATGGGGCTCAGAACCTGAGCTCCCCCTGCACACGGTCTTCTTCAACACCTGGAGGCTCGTCAAAGATG GTGGAATTGACCCTCTGGTTCGAGGCCTGCTGGCTAAGAAGGCCAAGCTGATGCATCAGGATAAAATGATGACGGGGGAACTCCGAAACAAGCTGTTCCAGCCGAATCACACCATCCACGGCTTCGACCTGGCCTCCATCAACATTCAGCGGTGCCGAGACCACGGGCAGCCTG GGTACAACTCCTGGAGAGCGTTCTGTGGGCTGTCCCAGCCAGAGACACTAGAGGAGCTGAGTGCTGTGCTGGGAAATGAGGAGCTGGCCAAGAGGCTGATGGGCCTCTATGGAACCCCCAGCAACATTGACATCTGGCTAGGGGCCATTGCTGAACCCCTGGTCCACAGGGGACGGGTAGGGCCTCTCTTGACCTGCCTCCTGGGCCTGCAGTTTCAGAAGCTCCGAGATGGAGACAG GTTCTGGTGGGAAAACCCCGGGGTCTTTACAGAGAAGCAACGGGACTCTCTACAGAAGATGTCCTTCTCGCGCCTCGTCTGTGACAACACGGGCATCGACAAGGTCCCCCTGAACCCATTCCAGGCCAACACCTACCCTGAAGGCTTTGTAAACTGCTCCTCAGTTGATAAGCTGGACCTCTCACCCTGGGCCTCAGTGAAGAACTAG
- the Lpo gene encoding lactoperoxidase isoform X3, producing MRVLLHLPTLLASLTFLQTAAPARNAATSRTGIISDTVNTVKASVDQAFLDSRTRLKRALTSQTPTTRQLTQYLKHSRGRTRRAIRVGHVWEESLKRLKPVVPLTNVTGQGLDLALLFSEVGCDPHALPVNCNMSSPYRTINGECNNRKNPTLGSANKALARWLPAEYEDGISLPFGWTPGKTRNGFPLPQPRAVSNQILAYLNEDVLDQNRSLFFVQWGQIVDHDMGFAPETEADNYTKALCEDYCIQRDNCFPIMFPAGDPKLRTQGRCMPFFRAGFVCPETPYRSLAREQINALTPFLDASLVYSPEPRMANQLRNLSSPLGLMAVNEEVSDRGLPFPPFVKMKPSPCEIINTTAGVPCFLAGDSRASEQILLAISHTLFIREHNRLVRELNRLNPHWDGETLYQEARKIMGAFIQIITFRDYLPILLGDEMQKWIPPYQGYNESVDPRISNVFNFAFRFGHLEIPSTVSRLDENYQPWGSEPELPLHTVFFNTWRLVKDGGIDPLVRGLLAKKAKLMHQDKMMTGELRNKLFQPNHTIHGFDLASINIQRCRDHGQPGYNSWRAFCGLSQPETLEELSAVLGNEELAKRLMGLYGTPSNIDIWLGAIAEPLVHRGRVGPLLTCLLGLQFQKLRDGDRFWWENPGVFTEKQRDSLQKMSFSRLVCDNTGIDKVPLNPFQANTYPEGFVNCSSVDKLDLSPWASVKN from the exons ATGAGAGTCCTTCTGCACCTCCCCACGCTCCTGGCTTCCCTGACCTTCCTCCAGACTGCAGCACCGGCCAGGAATG CTGCAACTTCCAGAACTGGCATCATCTCTGACACAGTGAATACAGTCAAGGCCTCAGTTGACCAGGCCTTCCTGGATTCCCGGACCAG GCTGAAGAGGGCCCTGACCAGTCAGACACCTACCACCCGGCAGCTCACACAGTATCTcaagcactccagaggcaggacCCGAAGAGCCATCCGCGTGGGACATGTGTGGGAAGAGTCTCTGAAGAGACTGAAACCGGTGGTGCCCCTCACCAATGTCACAG GCCAAGGCCTGGACTTGGCCTTGCTGTTTTCGGAAGTCGGCTGTGATCCCCATGCTCTGCCGGTGAACTGCAACATGAGTAGCCCTTACCGGACCATCAATGGAGAGTGTAACAACAG GAAGAATCCAACGCTGGGATCCGCCAACAAGGCGCTGGCTCGATGGCTACCCGCGGAGTACGAGGACGGGATCTCCCTCCCCTTCGGGTGGACGCCGGGAAAGACGCGGAACGGCTTCCCTCTACCGCAG CCCCGGGCCGTCTCCAACCAGATCCTTGCCTATCTGAACGAGGATGTCCTGGACCAAAACAGATCCCTGTTCTTCGTGCAGTGGGGTCAAATCGTAGACCACGACATGGGGTTTGCGCCTGAAACTGAGGCGGACAACTACACCAAAGCCTTGTGTGAGGATTACTGTATCCAGAGAGACAACTGCTTCCCCATCATG ttcccaGCTGGTGACCCCAAACTGAGGACTCAGGGGAGATGCATGCCTTTCTTCAGAGCTGGGTTTGTCTGCCCCGAAACACCCTACAGATCCCTGGCCCGAGAGCAAATCAATGCTCTGACCCCTTTCCTGGATGCTAGCTTGGTGTACAGCCCCGAGCCAAGGATGGCAAATCAACTTCGAAACCTCAGCAGCCCCTTGGGCCTCATGGCCGTCAACGAAGAGGTCTCAGACCGGGGTCTGCCCTTCCCACCTTTTGTCAAAATGAAACCCAGCCCCTGTGAGATCATCAACACCACTGCTGGTGTGCCCTGCTTCTTGGCAG GAGACTCTCGAGCCTCGGAGCAGATCTTGCTGGCCATATCCCACACACTCTTTATCCGGGAGCACAACCGATTAGTCAGAGAACTAAACAGACTCAACCCTCATTGGGATGGAGAGACGCTCTATCAGGAAGCCAGGAAAATCATGGGCGCCTTCATCCAG ATTATCACCTTTAGGGACTATCTACCCATCCTTCTGGGAGATGAGATGCAGAAGTGGATACCCCCGTACCAAGGCTACAATGAATCCGTAGACCCCCGAATCTCCAATGTCTTCAACTTTGCTTTCCGCTTTGGCCACTTGGAGATCCCCTCTACCGTGTCCCGCTTAGATGAGAATTATCAGCCATGGGGCTCAGAACCTGAGCTCCCCCTGCACACGGTCTTCTTCAACACCTGGAGGCTCGTCAAAGATG GTGGAATTGACCCTCTGGTTCGAGGCCTGCTGGCTAAGAAGGCCAAGCTGATGCATCAGGATAAAATGATGACGGGGGAACTCCGAAACAAGCTGTTCCAGCCGAATCACACCATCCACGGCTTCGACCTGGCCTCCATCAACATTCAGCGGTGCCGAGACCACGGGCAGCCTG GGTACAACTCCTGGAGAGCGTTCTGTGGGCTGTCCCAGCCAGAGACACTAGAGGAGCTGAGTGCTGTGCTGGGAAATGAGGAGCTGGCCAAGAGGCTGATGGGCCTCTATGGAACCCCCAGCAACATTGACATCTGGCTAGGGGCCATTGCTGAACCCCTGGTCCACAGGGGACGGGTAGGGCCTCTCTTGACCTGCCTCCTGGGCCTGCAGTTTCAGAAGCTCCGAGATGGAGACAG GTTCTGGTGGGAAAACCCCGGGGTCTTTACAGAGAAGCAACGGGACTCTCTACAGAAGATGTCCTTCTCGCGCCTCGTCTGTGACAACACGGGCATCGACAAGGTCCCCCTGAACCCATTCCAGGCCAACACCTACCCTGAAGGCTTTGTAAACTGCTCCTCAGTTGATAAGCTGGACCTCTCACCCTGGGCCTCAGTGAAGAACTAG
- the Mpo gene encoding myeloperoxidase — translation MKLFLALAGLLAPLVVLQTSSGATPAIPGEVMDSMVLTCMEEAKLLVDKAYKDRRESIKQSLRSGSASPMQLLSYFKQPVAATRTAVRAADYLHVALDLLKRKLQPLWPGPFNVTDVLTPAQLNLLSKSSGCAYQDVGVTCPAQDKYRTITGHCNNRRSPTLGASNRAFTRWLPAEYEDGVSLPFGWTPRVKRNGFNVPLAREVSNAIVRFPNDQLTKDQERSLMFMQWGQFLDHDITLTPEPATRSSFLTGLNCETSCLQQPPCFPLKIPPNDPRIKNREDCIPFFRSCPACTGSNITIRNQINALTSFVDASAVYGSEDPLARRLRNLTNQLGLLAVNTRFKDNGRALMPFDNLHDDPCLLTNRSVHIPCFLAGDMRSSEMPELTSMHTLFVREHNRLATQLKRLNPRWNGERLYQEARKIVGAMIQIITYRDYLPLVLGPAAMRKYLPSYRCYNDSVDPRIANVFTNAFRYGHTLIQPFMFRLDNQYRPTGPNPRVPLSKVFFASWRVVLEGGIDPILRGLMATPAKLNRQNQIVVDEIRERLFEQVMRIGLDLPALNMQRSRDHGLPGYNAWRRFCGLPQPSTVGELGTVLKNLGLAQKLMAQYGTPNNIDIWMGGVAEPLEPSGRVGQLLACLIGTQFRNLRDGDRFWWENRGVFSTQQKQALATISLPRIICDNTGITTVSKNNIFRSNSHPRDFVSCNSLPRLNLTSWKEA, via the exons ATGAAGCTATTCTTGGCCTTGGCAGGCCTCCTGGCCCCTCTGGTCGTGCTTCAGACCTCCAGTGGTGCCACTCCAG CTATCCCAGGGGAAGTAATGGATTCAATGGTGCTGACCTGTATGGAGGAGGCCAAACTACTGGTGGACAAGGCCTACAAGGATCGGAGAGAGAG CATCAAGCAGAGTCTGCGCAGTGGCTCCGCCAGCCCCATGCAACTCCTCTCCTACTTCAAGCAGCCGGTGGCAGCCACCAGAACAGCTGTGAGGGCTGCTGACTATCTTCACGTGGCCCTGGACCTGCtgaagaggaagctgcagccccTGTGGCCAGGGCCTTTCAATGTCACCG ATGTGTTGACACCTGCTCAGCTGAATCTGTTGTCCAAGTCAAGCGGATGCGCCTATCAGGACGTGGGGGTGACATGCCCAGCGCAGGACAAGTATCGCACCATCACGGGACACTGCAACAACAG ACGCAGCCCCACGCTGGGGGCCTCCAACCGCGCCTTTACGCGCTGGCTGCCTGCGGAGTATGAAGACGGGGTCTCCTTGCCCTTCGGCTGGACGCCCAGAGTCAAGCGCAACGGCTTCAACGTGCCGCTG GCTCGAGAGGTCTCCAACGCCATCGTGCGCTTCCCCAACGATCAGCTGACCAAGGACCAGGAGCGCTCACTCATGTTCATGCAGTGGGGCCAGTTTCTGGACCATGACATCACCTTGACTCCCGAGCCAGCTACCCGGTCCTCCTTCTTAACTGGCCTCAACTGCGAGACCAGCTGCCTGCAGCAGCCGCCCTGCTTCCCTCTCAAG ATCCCACCTAACGACCCTCGAATCAAGAACCGAGAGGACTGCATCCCCTTCTTCCGCTCCTGCCCAGCGTGCACCGGGAGCAACATCACCATTCGCAACCAGATCAACGCGCTCACGTCCTTCGTGGATGCCAGCGCGGTGTACGGCAGCGAGGACCCCCTGGCCAGGAGGCTGCGCAACCTCACCAACCAGCTCGGGCTGCTGGCTGTCAATACCCGCTTCAAAGACAACGGCAGGGCCCTGATGCCCTTTGACAACCTCCACGATGACCCCTGCCTCCTCACCAACCGTTCCGTGCACATTCCTTGTTTCCTGGCAG GGGACATGCGCTCCAGTGAGATGCCCGAGCTCACCTCCATGCACACCCTCTTTGTTCGAGAGCATAACCGGCTGGCCACACAGCTCAAGCGCCTGAACCCTCGCTGGAACGGGGAGAGGCTCTACCAGGAGGCCCGGAAGATCGTGGGGGCCATGATCCAG ATCATCACATACCGGGACTACCTGCCCTTGGTGTTGGGACCAGCAGCCATGAGGAAGTACCTGCCCAGCTACCGATGCTACAACGACTCAGTCGACCCTCGAATCGCCAACGTCTTCACCAACGCTTTCCGCTATGGCCACACCCTCATCCAACCCTTTATGTTCCGCCTGGACAATCAGTACCGGCCCACAGGGCCCAACCCTCGGGTCCCACTCAGCAAGGTCTTTTTTGCCAGCTGGAGAGTTGTGTTGGAAG GTGGCATTGACCCCATCCTCCGGGGCCTCATGGCTACCCCTGCCAAACTGAATCGCCAGAACCAAATTGTGGTGGATGAGATCCGGGAGCGACTGTTTGAGCAAGTCATGAGGATTGGGCTGGACCTGCCCGCCCTGAACATGCAGCGTAGCAGAGATCACGGCCTCCCAG GATACAACGCCTGGAGACGATTCTGTGGGCTCCCACAGCCCAGCACAGTGGGGGAGCTCGGCACGGTGCTAAAGAACCTGGGATTGGCACAGAAGCTGATGGCCCAGTATGGCACGCCCAACAACATTGACATCTGGATGGGTGGTGTGGCCGAGCCCCTGGAGCCCAGTGGCCGAGTAGGTCAGCTCCTTGCCTGCCTCATTGGCACTCAGTTTAGGAATCTGCGAGATGGTGACCG GTTTTGGTGGGAGAACCGAGGGGTGTTCAGCACACAGCAGAAGCAGGCCCTGGCCACCATCTCCCTGCCCCGCATCATCTGCGACAACACGGGCATCACCACCGTGTCCAAGAACAACATCTTCAGGTCCAACTCACACCCTCGAGATTTTGTCAGCTGTAACTCCCTTCCCAGGCTGAACCTGACTTCTTGGAAGGAGGCCTAG